The sequence GCGGCAAATGGCTGATCTGGGGCAAGGCCCTGATCCAGTCCCAGACGATGGAGAAAAAACTGAATGCGGACGGGAGCTGGACGCCGGGGGAATGGACGATGTCCGGGACCTACCGGGTCAGCGAGGTGTATGACCCGGATTACCAGGAACTGTTCACCCGGCGCGAATCAGCACCGGGGAAGAGTTTCTTTTCCTAGCGACCGCTGGCCGGGAGTTTCCAGGATTTCAAAGGGGTGTCCCCTGATCATTGGAAACCACGGGAACGGGGCGGGTTGTCCCAGCCCACGTTCTCCCGAACGCGGCTACGAAGAGGGAAGCGTTACGGCAGCACGAAGCGCGGGGACTGGCTGAGGAACTTCTTCGGGTTGTCGTAGAGGACGCGCTCGATGGTTTCGGCGGAGTATTTCCGCTTCTTCATTTCGAGGCCGCATTTCACGACGGCGAGGGGATCGGAGACGCCCCAGTCGCAGGCGCTGTTCAGCCACAGGCGCTCCATATGGTACATTTCCAGCATGTCGATGGCGCGGTTCGGGGAGCACTTGCTCTCCGGGTAAAGGGTCATGCCGGCCCAGTAGCCGCTGTCCAGGACCATGCCGACGGTGTGTTCCTCGACGTGGTCGATGATGACGCGGCCGCGGTCGAGCTTCGAGAAGGAGGCGAGGGAGTCGAGGATGAGGCGGGTGCCCTTGCGCTTGTCCTCGAGGTGCGGGGTGTGGATGAGGATGGGCAGGTCGCGGTCCAGGGCTAGCTGGACGTGTTCTTCGAAAATGGCGAGCTCGCTG comes from Luteolibacter sp. LG18 and encodes:
- a CDS encoding TatD family hydrolase, with amino-acid sequence MKYIEPHGHMVSRTTDDYEKLALAGCEAICEPAFWAGFDRSSPAGFYDYYRQLTDYEPKRAAKYGIPHFCWLCINPKEAEDAGFAREVMSIIPEFLDKPTVLGIGEIGLNKNSRSELAIFEEHVQLALDRDLPILIHTPHLEDKRKGTRLILDSLASFSKLDRGRVIIDHVEEHTVGMVLDSGYWAGMTLYPESKCSPNRAIDMLEMYHMERLWLNSACDWGVSDPLAVVKCGLEMKKRKYSAETIERVLYDNPKKFLSQSPRFVLP